The following are from one region of the Entelurus aequoreus isolate RoL-2023_Sb linkage group LG17, RoL_Eaeq_v1.1, whole genome shotgun sequence genome:
- the LOC133632644 gene encoding stromelysin-3-like produces the protein MVKDASNNTSNLWRRPRCGVPDYPNHREILYPGQHRQRRFVLYGGRLDKTDLTYRIVRFPWQMGEEKVRRVFREALKIWSDVTPLTFTEIRSGKADIRIDFTRYWHGDSLPFDGPGGILAHAFFPKTHREGDMHFDYDESWTLGNHMGTDLLQVAAHEFGHVLGLLHSEEPGAIMSAYYSFSYPLMLSDDDKRGIQYLYGTLPRVLPPPPPPPPTPPPPPPPPPPPPSRPPPPPSRPPPSDHETNEIVSHPDVCQTDFDAASMIRGELFFFKSGYVWRIRDGRLENGYPALASRHWRGIPDNIDAAFEDKAGNIWFFQGESYWVFDAEMQVRGPESIRRLGLSVPGIQAALRWGHDSNYNTYLFRSGSYWRFSPRQNHLDSTYPRSMRDWSGIPADVDATFRDAYGYAHFIRGRQYWKFDPVAMNSLEGYPRYVGVDFFGCRNM, from the exons ATGGTGAAGGACGCGTCCAACAACACGTCCAACTTGTGGAGACGACCTCGCTGCGGCGTTCCAGACTATCCAAACCACAGGGAGATCCTTTACCCGGGTCAACACCGCCAGAGGCGCTTTGTCCTCTACGGAGGACGGCTGGACAAGACGGACCTCACCTACAG GATTGTGCGTTTCCCATGGCAAATGGGCGAGGAGAAGGTCCGTCGAGTGTTCCGGGAAGCTCTGAAGATCTGGAGCGACGTGACGCCGCTCACCTTCACAGAGATCCGCAGCGGGAAGGCCGACATCCGTATCGACTTCACCAG GTACTGGCACGGAGACAGCCTCCCCTTCGACGGCCCGGGTGGAATACTGGCTCACGCCTTCTTCCCCAAAACGCACCGCGAAGGCGACATGCATTTCGACTACGACGAGTCGTGGACGCTCGGCAACCACATGG GCACGGATCTCCTCCAGGTGGCGGCTCACGAGTTTGGACACGTGTTGGGATTGCTGCACTCCGAGGAGCCGGGCGCCATCATGTCCGCCTACTACTCCTTCTCCTACCCGCTCATGCTGAGTGACGACGACAAGCGAGGCATCCAGTACCTCTATGGCACTCTTCCTAGAGTCCTTCCGCCACCACCTCCACCACCGCCAACGCCGCCTCCACCGCCACCTCCACCGCCTCCACCTCCGTCTCGGCCGCCTCCACCTCCGTCTCGGCCGCCGCCGTCTGACCACGAGACCAACGAGATCGTCTCTCAT CCCGACGTCTGCCAGACGGACTTTGACGCCGCCTCCATGATTCGTGGCGAGCTCTTCTTCTTCAAGTCGGGCTACGTGTGGCGAATCAGGGACGGACGTCTGGAAAACGGTTATCCCGCGTTGGCGTCTCGCCACTGGAGGGGAATTCCGGACAATATCGACGCCGCTTTTGAAGACAAGGCGGGAAATATTTGGTTCTTTCAAG GTGAGAGCTACTGGGTGTTTGATGCGGAGATGCAGGTTCGTGGGCCCGAGTCCATCAGGAGGCTGGGTCTGTCAGTGCCAGGCATCCAGGCGGCGCTGCGTTGGGGTCACGACTCCAACTACAACACCTACTTGTTCCGCTCGGGAAGCTACTGGCGCTTCAGTCCTCGCCAGAACCACTTGGACTCGACGTACCCACGCAGCATGCGCGACTGGAGCGGCATACCCGCTGACGTGGACGCCACCTTCAGGGATGCTTACG GCTACGCCCACTTCATCCGAGGACGCCAGTACTGGAAGTTCGACCCGGTGGCCATGAACTCCCTGGAGGGCTACCCTCGCTACGTGGGCGTGGACTTTTTCGGATGTCGAAACATGTGA